In the Aneurinibacillus soli genome, one interval contains:
- a CDS encoding helix-turn-helix transcriptional regulator — MEVVMKNPDAVRHKELGEFLKTRRARLLPEQVGLPSGSRRRTAGLRREEVAQLARVSVDWYTRLEQGRDINVSAHFLEELAKVLKLSSSERRHLFLLARQQMPFEKTDNPSKVSPALQKFLNHQDPNPAYVTNLKWDFVAWNQAACKVFGDYNTMSELERNSLWRAFTSPYMRKLLGDDWEAHAQRRLAQFRAGYGRYIDEPWWAEMIDKLTKESEEFREWWLRHDVLDTPEGRKVLHHPQVGELVLGHLSFQVSDAPDLIVTVHMSETEETLKKLWQLLH; from the coding sequence ATGGAGGTTGTAATGAAAAATCCTGATGCGGTGCGTCATAAAGAGTTGGGGGAATTTCTTAAAACAAGGCGTGCCCGGCTTCTTCCTGAACAGGTTGGATTACCCTCGGGAAGTCGGAGGCGTACAGCGGGTTTAAGACGCGAAGAAGTAGCGCAGTTAGCGAGAGTTAGCGTAGATTGGTACACCAGGTTGGAACAGGGGCGGGATATCAATGTATCCGCGCATTTTTTAGAGGAATTGGCGAAGGTACTAAAATTGAGTAGCAGTGAAAGACGACACCTGTTCCTGCTAGCTAGGCAGCAAATGCCTTTTGAAAAAACGGACAACCCGAGCAAAGTAAGTCCAGCTTTACAAAAATTTTTGAACCATCAGGACCCAAATCCGGCTTATGTGACGAATCTTAAGTGGGATTTTGTAGCCTGGAATCAGGCTGCGTGCAAAGTTTTTGGAGACTATAATACGATGTCGGAGTTAGAGCGAAACTCCCTATGGCGAGCGTTCACATCACCGTACATGAGGAAGCTTCTGGGGGATGATTGGGAGGCACATGCCCAAAGACGGTTAGCCCAGTTTCGTGCTGGCTATGGAAGGTATATCGATGAGCCATGGTGGGCGGAAATGATCGATAAACTAACGAAAGAGAGCGAAGAGTTTCGAGAATGGTGGCTGCGACATGATGTGCTGGATACACCGGAAGGAAGAAAGGTACTTCACCATCCACAAGTAGGAGAACTCGTTCTCGGTCATCTCTCATTTCAGGTAAGTGATGCGCCCGATTTAATCGTCACGGTGCACATGTCGGAAACTGAGGAAACGTTGAAGAAGCTATGGCAACTTCTTCATTGA